In Anaerolineales bacterium, one DNA window encodes the following:
- a CDS encoding DUF368 domain-containing protein → MEQNTTKKRTLLEYFWISARGFAMGAADVVPGVSGGTMAFILGIYDELLASIHAVDLNFIRRILTFKWREAFADFPWKFLLALALGIGAAILTLANALHWALENKPVFIWSFFFGLIVASIVTVRRRVASWSGVNILAAAAATLGAYILVGLTPSETPHTPLLLFLSGAVAICAMILPGISGAFILVLLGKYAYVLGAVKNFDLVTIALVGAGAVVGLLAFVRLLRWMLNKNHDLVVSILMGFMLGSLRKVWPWKILEPVHESFVREMNFIPSAFNGEVMLALGFMILGVALVLVIEYAANRRNIE, encoded by the coding sequence ATGGAACAAAACACCACTAAAAAAAGAACATTATTGGAATATTTCTGGATCAGCGCGCGCGGATTTGCGATGGGCGCGGCGGATGTCGTGCCCGGTGTATCGGGCGGCACAATGGCATTTATCCTCGGCATCTACGATGAACTACTCGCCTCGATCCATGCCGTTGATCTGAATTTCATCCGCCGCATTCTCACTTTCAAATGGCGCGAAGCCTTTGCCGATTTTCCCTGGAAATTTTTGCTTGCGCTTGCCCTGGGTATCGGTGCGGCAATCCTGACCCTGGCGAACGCCCTGCACTGGGCGCTGGAAAATAAACCCGTATTTATCTGGTCATTTTTCTTCGGGCTGATCGTCGCCTCGATTGTGACTGTCCGCAGGCGCGTCGCTTCGTGGAGTGGGGTGAATATTCTGGCTGCAGCGGCTGCCACGCTTGGAGCCTACATCCTCGTTGGGTTAACACCTTCTGAAACGCCCCATACCCCGCTCCTGCTTTTTCTGAGCGGCGCCGTCGCCATCTGCGCCATGATATTGCCGGGCATATCCGGCGCATTTATCCTCGTGCTTTTGGGAAAATACGCCTATGTTCTTGGGGCAGTGAAGAATTTTGATCTGGTGACGATTGCGCTGGTTGGCGCAGGCGCGGTCGTCGGTCTGCTTGCTTTTGTCCGTTTGCTGCGTTGGATGTTGAACAAAAACCACGATCTTGTCGTATCCATCCTGATGGGTTTCATGCTCGGATCGCTACGCAAGGTCTGGCCCTGGAAAATCCTTGAACCTGTCCATGAGTCATTCGTTCGCGAGATGAATTTTATTCCGTCGGCCTTTAATGGTGAAGTCATGCTGGCGCTTGGATTCATGATTCTGGGCGTTGCCCTGGTGCTTGTGATCGAATACGCTGCGAATCGGCGCAATATTGAATAA
- a CDS encoding penicillin acylase family protein — MKKAGRLIVRILVGGLILILIAAAGGAYYFKSHLPNKVAGQSFPQIDGEVKLDGLDGPVDIYRDQMGIPHIHASTSHDLFFAQGYVHAQERFWQMDTWRHIGSGELSKMFGSGQVETDSFLRTLGWRQIAEAEWEGLSPQSRAILQAYADGVNAYLKDHKGTALSLEYAILGLLSPDYELEAWTPIHSLTWGKAMAWDLRGNMGAEIERAVLLNTLTPEQVAQLYPSYPDDHPVIVNTLVDVQSTNVQQDGQSPNFDYTSLPLEALAYNASLLDPVLGAWSDGIGSNSWAVSGTFTDTGMPYLANDPHLGIQMPSIWYQIGLHCMEKTAACPFEVTGFSFAGVPGLIIGHNDRIAWGFTNTGPDVMDLFIEKVNPENPDQYEANGQWVDFEIREETIQVVGGEAVTTTVRSTRHGPVISDAYGPLKDQGSPKDEEFEAFRDRAGVDLPENYVIALAWTALTPSTPFEAIWGFNKAQNWEEFREAARAFHVPAQNLLYADVDGNIGYQMPGMIPIRKNGDGTLPVPGWTDDFEWTGYIPFDELPHTFNPVEGYIVTANNQIPPDDYPYLITADWDYGFRASRIVDMIENAPGKIDMPFIQHMHADAHDVNAEMFVPVLLQGEFRFAKPNEAIALDALRGWDYQNRIDSTSAAVFNAFWRHLLQNTFNDELPERYQVDGGSRWNEIMRKMAHDPHDPFWDDVSTSAVVETMNDIIKLSFEQGVAELEHLLGKDVTQWQWGDLHAATFRNGTLGESGIFLIEDLFNRGPFPTGGGDALVNATGWSVQDGYETDWLPSMRMIVDFSDLNNSLSVHTTGQSGHAYHPHYIDMTPLWANVEYYPMWWELDSVVDHAEGHLRLIP, encoded by the coding sequence ATGAAAAAAGCAGGCAGGTTAATCGTACGGATTCTGGTTGGGGGACTGATTCTTATTCTCATCGCCGCTGCGGGAGGAGCGTATTATTTCAAGAGCCACCTGCCAAACAAGGTGGCAGGGCAGTCCTTTCCGCAAATTGACGGCGAGGTCAAACTGGACGGACTGGACGGACCCGTGGACATCTACCGCGACCAAATGGGCATCCCGCACATCCATGCTTCCACTTCGCATGATTTGTTCTTTGCACAGGGATATGTCCATGCCCAGGAGCGTTTCTGGCAAATGGATACCTGGCGGCACATCGGGTCAGGCGAGCTCTCCAAAATGTTCGGCAGCGGGCAGGTGGAAACCGATTCCTTCCTGCGCACGCTTGGCTGGAGGCAAATCGCCGAGGCGGAATGGGAGGGACTCAGCCCGCAATCGAGAGCCATCCTGCAAGCCTATGCAGACGGCGTAAATGCCTATCTTAAAGATCATAAAGGCACTGCGTTAAGTCTCGAGTATGCCATCCTCGGCCTGCTCAGCCCGGACTACGAACTCGAAGCCTGGACTCCCATCCACTCACTGACCTGGGGCAAGGCCATGGCGTGGGACCTGCGCGGCAACATGGGCGCCGAGATCGAACGCGCCGTATTGCTCAACACGTTAACACCCGAGCAAGTGGCGCAGCTTTATCCCTCGTATCCCGATGACCATCCCGTGATCGTCAACACGCTTGTGGACGTACAGTCAACGAACGTTCAACAAGACGGCCAATCTCCAAACTTTGACTACACATCCCTGCCGCTGGAGGCTCTTGCCTATAACGCCTCCCTGCTGGACCCTGTGCTGGGCGCCTGGAGCGATGGAATTGGTTCCAACTCCTGGGCAGTCTCCGGCACCTTTACCGACACCGGCATGCCCTACCTTGCCAACGATCCGCACCTTGGCATCCAAATGCCGTCCATCTGGTACCAGATCGGCTTGCATTGTATGGAGAAAACAGCGGCATGCCCATTCGAAGTGACAGGCTTTTCCTTCGCCGGTGTGCCCGGCCTCATTATCGGTCACAACGACAGGATCGCCTGGGGATTCACGAACACAGGTCCGGATGTCATGGATCTCTTTATCGAAAAGGTGAACCCTGAGAACCCGGACCAGTACGAGGCAAACGGCCAATGGGTGGACTTTGAAATTCGGGAGGAAACCATTCAGGTCGTGGGCGGTGAAGCGGTCACGACCACCGTCCGCAGCACCCGTCACGGGCCGGTCATCTCGGATGCCTATGGCCCGCTCAAGGATCAGGGCAGCCCAAAGGATGAGGAGTTTGAGGCCTTCAGGGACCGCGCAGGTGTTGACCTGCCGGAAAATTATGTCATCGCGCTGGCGTGGACGGCGCTGACGCCATCCACGCCTTTCGAAGCGATCTGGGGATTTAACAAAGCGCAGAACTGGGAGGAGTTCCGCGAAGCCGCGCGCGCCTTCCATGTACCGGCCCAAAATCTGCTGTATGCAGATGTGGATGGGAACATCGGTTATCAAATGCCCGGGATGATTCCCATTCGCAAAAATGGCGATGGCACGCTGCCTGTGCCCGGCTGGACGGATGATTTCGAGTGGACGGGATACATTCCATTCGATGAACTGCCCCATACGTTCAATCCCGTCGAAGGATACATTGTCACCGCGAATAACCAGATTCCCCCCGATGACTATCCATATCTCATCACCGCAGATTGGGATTATGGTTTCCGCGCCAGCCGCATTGTGGACATGATCGAAAACGCGCCCGGCAAAATCGATATGCCCTTCATCCAGCACATGCACGCGGATGCACACGATGTGAACGCAGAGATGTTTGTGCCCGTCCTGCTGCAAGGCGAATTTAGGTTTGCGAAACCCAATGAAGCCATTGCCCTTGATGCATTAAGGGGTTGGGACTATCAGAATCGCATCGATTCGACCTCCGCCGCGGTTTTCAACGCGTTCTGGCGGCACCTCCTGCAAAACACCTTCAACGACGAACTGCCCGAGCGCTATCAGGTGGACGGCGGCTCGCGCTGGAACGAGATCATGCGCAAAATGGCACATGACCCGCACGACCCGTTTTGGGATGACGTGTCCACAAGCGCTGTTGTTGAAACCATGAACGACATCATAAAACTGTCATTCGAGCAGGGCGTTGCCGAACTCGAACATCTGCTTGGAAAAGACGTCACGCAATGGCAATGGGGGGACCTGCATGCCGCCACCTTCCGCAACGGCACCCTGGGGGAATCGGGGATCTTCCTGATCGAGGACCTGTTCAACCGCGGACCGTTCCCCACGGGCGGCGGGGATGCGCTGGTCAATGCCACAGGCTGGTCAGTCCAGGACGGCTACGAGACTGACTGGCTGCCATCCATGCGCATGATCGTGGATTTCAGTGATTTGAACAACTCGCTCAGCGTCCACACCACGGGGCAGTCGGGTCATGCCTACCACCCCCATTATATTGACATGACTCCGCTCTGGGCAAATGTGGAGTATTACCCCATGTGGTGGGAGCTGGATTCCGTCGTCGATCATGCGGAAGGGCATTTGAGGTTGATACCGTAA
- the nusB gene encoding transcription antitermination factor NusB: MKPRTRARSIALQVLYETDIANHLPGDVLKTRLEDTLLADDLAEFAGKIVFGVLPLTKDLDQLIAKYAPEWPLDQIAAIDRNILRIAFWEFAVSRETPVKVAINEAVELAKLFGSDSAPRFVNGVLGTLAEHENEIHQIIKNRIAQEAKLES; encoded by the coding sequence ATGAAACCCCGCACCAGAGCGCGCTCCATTGCTCTGCAAGTATTGTACGAAACGGATATTGCCAACCATCTTCCAGGCGATGTGTTGAAGACCCGCCTGGAGGATACCTTGCTGGCCGATGACCTCGCTGAATTTGCAGGAAAGATCGTCTTTGGCGTGCTCCCCCTTACAAAGGACCTCGATCAACTCATAGCAAAATATGCGCCCGAATGGCCCCTCGATCAGATCGCCGCAATAGACCGCAATATTCTGCGGATTGCGTTTTGGGAGTTTGCCGTCTCACGCGAAACACCGGTCAAGGTTGCCATCAACGAAGCCGTGGAGCTGGCAAAACTTTTTGGCTCGGATTCCGCGCCGCGGTTTGTCAACGGAGTGCTCGGAACCCTCGCAGAACACGAGAACGAGATCCACCAGATCATAAAGAATAGAATTGCACAGGAAGCAAAACTGGAATCATAA
- the tatC gene encoding twin-arginine translocase subunit TatC has translation MRNFFSALRRGIISVFRFLFKVITFPFRLVFNVLAFPFRKIYQFHKFLHTEPEERPIADVFADLVTKADTRQLLWDQVEALRGHLLRSVIVLAGVVIAAFWVAQDIMEYLSAPIGGLENLQAIQVTEEIGVFMRVSMSVGIAVAFPYIAFEIWLFAAPGLKPREKKMGLAGIPFASLLFLTGMAFTFFVLLPAALPFLGGFTKISEFWAAREYFSFVTGLMFWIGIFFEFPLVIYVLSFMGLVKPAVLAQQWRLAIVIISIIAAAITPTIDPINMGLVMIPMILLYFISIGLGYIAQAGRKQRDAEAQADAANEGTG, from the coding sequence ATGCGTAACTTTTTTTCAGCCTTGCGGCGGGGAATTATTTCCGTTTTCCGTTTTCTTTTCAAGGTGATTACATTTCCATTCCGCCTGGTCTTCAATGTACTTGCCTTCCCATTTCGGAAAATATATCAATTCCACAAATTCCTACATACCGAGCCGGAAGAACGCCCCATCGCAGATGTATTTGCCGACCTTGTGACGAAAGCAGACACACGCCAGCTGTTGTGGGACCAGGTGGAGGCCCTGCGCGGGCATCTCCTGCGTTCGGTCATTGTGCTGGCGGGTGTCGTGATCGCCGCCTTCTGGGTGGCACAGGACATCATGGAATACCTCTCCGCGCCGATCGGAGGCTTGGAAAATTTGCAGGCCATTCAGGTGACAGAGGAGATCGGCGTTTTTATGCGCGTCTCAATGTCCGTCGGGATTGCCGTGGCATTTCCCTACATTGCCTTTGAAATCTGGCTGTTTGCCGCGCCGGGCTTGAAACCGCGTGAAAAGAAGATGGGGCTGGCGGGCATACCCTTTGCCAGCCTGCTCTTCCTGACCGGCATGGCGTTTACCTTTTTTGTCCTGCTTCCCGCCGCGCTTCCTTTTCTTGGAGGCTTCACGAAAATCTCGGAGTTTTGGGCGGCACGTGAATATTTCAGCTTTGTAACAGGCTTGATGTTTTGGATCGGCATCTTCTTTGAATTTCCGCTTGTGATATACGTGTTGTCGTTCATGGGATTGGTAAAGCCCGCCGTGCTGGCTCAACAATGGAGGCTGGCTATCGTAATTATTTCCATTATTGCCGCCGCCATCACCCCAACGATCGACCCGATCAACATGGGGCTGGTGATGATTCCCATGATTTTGTTATACTTTATCAGCATCGGCCTGGGTTATATCGCCCAAGCCGGGCGAAAACAGAGGGATGCCGAGGCGCAGGCCGATGCCGCCAACGAGGGAACAGGCTAG
- a CDS encoding VanZ family protein, with translation MKWLTVVFAFFLTTIIILADLGYMQGRLRLLHLIPYGDKLGHFLLVGVLSFLLTASLLQAHPSRDPAWIAVSVGLILGFIFTVEEASQAFIRGREASFKDLFANYAGIIFFGFLAWILNGKRAP, from the coding sequence ATGAAATGGCTGACGGTCGTTTTTGCGTTTTTTCTGACCACGATCATCATTCTTGCCGATCTGGGATATATGCAGGGCAGGTTAAGGCTCCTGCACTTGATCCCCTATGGAGACAAGCTCGGACATTTTTTACTCGTCGGGGTGCTCAGCTTTCTGCTGACTGCCAGCCTGCTCCAGGCGCATCCCTCCCGCGACCCAGCCTGGATCGCCGTTTCCGTTGGTTTGATCCTCGGTTTTATATTTACGGTCGAGGAAGCCTCCCAAGCCTTTATCCGCGGGCGGGAGGCTTCGTTTAAAGACCTGTTTGCCAACTATGCGGGGATCATATTCTTTGGTTTTCTCGCATGGATATTAAATGGAAAGCGGGCGCCTTGA
- a CDS encoding exopolysaccharide biosynthesis protein yields the protein MDNVVISTSDEPGLQTESLGEKIELIIEKLPPTEVTLVEIMDIVGADSLLLLTVFLSLVFLVPVSIPGVSTVFGSAILLIGMTRLFSRKLWLPEKIAIRRLSADKLRQGFKKALVWFHRLENISHPHRLSGLTTDGAMTVLNNLSFIFAAVLLMAPFGFIPFSNTLPALALVFLSLGMIQRDGVFFVLGNLSNLLTVIYFGFLLAGGSWSMHEFLQIL from the coding sequence GTGGATAATGTAGTTATATCAACCAGCGATGAACCCGGTCTTCAAACCGAATCGCTTGGTGAAAAGATCGAACTCATCATCGAAAAATTACCCCCAACCGAAGTGACGCTTGTCGAGATCATGGACATTGTTGGCGCGGATAGTCTGTTGCTATTAACGGTCTTTCTCTCACTCGTTTTCCTCGTGCCGGTCTCGATCCCCGGTGTAAGTACGGTCTTTGGGTCTGCTATTTTGTTGATCGGCATGACTCGGCTGTTCTCCCGCAAATTGTGGCTGCCGGAAAAGATTGCCATCCGCAGACTTTCTGCTGATAAACTGCGGCAAGGTTTCAAAAAAGCACTGGTCTGGTTTCACCGCCTCGAAAATATCAGCCATCCGCACCGCCTGAGCGGCTTGACAACCGATGGCGCGATGACGGTTTTGAATAATCTGTCGTTTATCTTTGCAGCTGTCCTTCTGATGGCTCCGTTTGGTTTTATCCCATTCAGTAATACCCTTCCCGCGCTTGCCCTCGTTTTTCTTTCCCTTGGGATGATACAGCGGGATGGGGTTTTTTTTGTGTTGGGAAATCTTTCAAATCTCCTGACGGTTATTTACTTTGGTTTCCTTCTGGCAGGGGGCAGTTGGTCCATGCATGAATTCCTTCAAATACTCTAA